The following proteins are encoded in a genomic region of Oncorhynchus kisutch isolate 150728-3 linkage group LG4, Okis_V2, whole genome shotgun sequence:
- the pex11a gene encoding peroxisomal membrane protein 11A, which produces MESFVKFTNQSQGRDRIFRTTQYACALVKYLLRNNSARKELVVKLQSLESNMSSGRKLLRLGNTVNSIDAAKRTLQLSDPVLRLCLTVANINRALYFICDNVLWARNVGLVPGIDKERWSLNASCCYFLSLVMSLTRDVYVITQTMVQRTRDRQFQEKMDQHLNDNPDVATVIVPQLDAFLFLLFESLKSNPSVTLDTLKNICDIFIPLDRLGVYRSNPGVVGFCGLISSLLGIVSVLHPSLKIQP; this is translated from the exons atggagtcttttgttaaatTCACAAATCAAAGTCAAGGAAGGGATCGTATTTTCAG GACAACCCAATATGCATGTGCCTTGGTGAAGTATTTGCTTCGCAATAATTCTGCAAGGAAAGAGCTTGTTGTCAAGCTGCAGAGTCTGGAGTCCAACATGAGTTCTGGAAGGAAAT TGCTCAGACTGGGGAACACTGTGAATTCCATTGACGCTGCCAAGCGAACCTTGCAGCTCTCTGACCCTGTGTTGCGCCTCTGCCTTACTGTGGCGAACATCAACCGCGCCCTTTACTTTATCTGCGACAATGTGCTCTGGGCCAGAAATGTTGGCCTTGTCCCTGGTATCGACAAGGAGCGCTGGAGCTTGAATGCCTCTTGTTGCTACTTCCTGTCCCTGGTTATGAGTCTGACCAGAGATGTTTACGTAATCACCCAGACTATGGTTCAGAGAACCAGAGATAGGCAGTTTCAGGAGAAAATGGATCAGCACCTCAATGACAACCCTGATGTGGCTACTGTTATTGTTCCTCAACTGGATGCTTTTCTGTTCCTGCTTTTCGAGAGTCTTAAAAGCAATCCCTCGGTTACCCTTGACACACTGAAAAACATTTGTGATATTTTCATTCCACTGGACAGGCTGGGTGTGTACCGGTCAAACCCAGGAGTGGTGGGCTTTTGTGGGCTGATTTCATCTCTCTTAGGGATAGTGTCAGTCTTGCACCCCAGTTTGAAAATCCAACCGTAA